DNA sequence from the Bombus huntii isolate Logan2020A chromosome 16, iyBomHunt1.1, whole genome shotgun sequence genome:
CTAAGAAGTAAAGCTAACATTGTACTCTATATACAATAATCGACtgattattattaaaagaaatactttATTGAGAGCTTCTGCCATTAACAAATTGGCAAATCTCTACGAAATTGGACGTTACATAACTGAAACTTAGAGTTAATAAAGAGTACAAGTTCTACAGATCAATGGCGAGCCTCTCAATTTCTTCTGCGAAAAATCTCATATCAGCCTTAGTGAGTCCAGAATTCTGCAAAACGAGCCTGAAAAAGTTAGGTAGCTCGCGTAGAGGCTGATACGTGATCAGCATCGAGCCCTTCTTAACCATTCGCTCCTTTACATCCGGTCCAATTTTCTCAAGGGCTTTGAACAGTTCTCCGTCTTGCAAGTGGCGTTTGGAGGGCGGCACGTACCAGAAGCAGACGTTGGTGCACTCGGGCTCAAGCATCAGTTTGAAGCCTTCTCTGTGTCTTATATAATCTGTGAAGTACCGCGCTAATTCGAACACTCGATCTACATGTTTCTCCAAGCCATGAGTGCCTTTTGCTTTCCACATGAACCAGAATTTCATCACGTCTGCCCTACGACCGCATTGAACGTGCTTGTCCCCACTGTCGAAAGAAGAGTCATAAAATTTGTCTGGTTGGAAGAGATAACTAGCTTTTGAGCTATGTGCTGCTTGCAGGAGATCCTCATGGCGCAGTAACAATGTTGAACATTGTTGCGGAGCAGCCAACAATTTGTGTGGATTCCAAGTAACAGAATCTGCCAGTTCTACACCATCCAGGAGGTATCTGTGCTTTGTGGACATCAAGGCTCCTCCTCCCCACGCTGCATCCACGTGAAACCACAGATTGTACTTCTTACAAATGATAGCAATCTCTCTTAAGGGATCGAATGCACCTAGGACTGTAGTTCCTGCTGTAGCAGATACCATCAAGGGCACTGCACCTTCGTCAAGAGCTTTCTTGATCTGTGCTTCCAAATTCGTTATGCACATCTTTCCTCTGCTGTTAGTTTTCACTTCATACACATTGCTAGTGCCTAATCCTAGGAAAGCACTAAGCTTTTTGACAGAATAGTGGGAATCTCTGGaagtgaaaattattaacCTGCCAGCACTGGATAAGCCTAACTCCTTCAATTGAGGAAACCTGTGAATGACGATACATAAAAACATAGGAATTTCAGGGATTCCAATCGATTAATcaaattataaagaaataagaagTACCTGTAGTGACGTGCCAGATTAATTGCATAACCATTGGCAATAGAACCACCAGGACAGAATATTCCTTCACCTTTACCATCTTTCCAGCCAACTATCTTCCTCATTTCACGCAATATCTCCTCTTCCATTAAAGAGAACACTGGAGAAACTTCATAGGTGTAAACTGAAGGGTTCAAGGCGTCTGTTAACCATTGCCCAAGAAGGCCATATGGATCTACGCTGGAATATAATTGGTTTATGAATCGAGGATGACCTGTTTTTACGCTGTACTTGATCACGTTGCGGGCGAGGGTGAAAAGCTTCTCATGGGAGCACCCTTGGTCAGACAGCTTTAAGTCAATGGCTGATCGAAGAGCTGCTGGTTTCATCCATTCCACTACTTTGTTTTTTCTTGAAGTTCCCTGAAAGGTAATTGGAAACTTCTATTATGTAAGTCAATAGGAtagagaattttaatttagaaatctTCGTGCATTAGTATGGGAGCTAGCTTTTCCTTTTTGCGACgcagtttcttttttcttatattttataatttaactCGGAAGTAGAGTAACATGAATGCAACTTGCCGCACAATTCTTCGTCCATGAATTGACAGAGCAGATCATTAacaaacgaagagaaaaagtCGCATAAATAACGTTTGACTCATGTTTTCACAACAACAAGGAAACATtagttttataataaatcaGTGATAATCGTTGCTCATGGATGCATTTGAATATTAagttttctttaattaaactGAGCAATTACATACATCGgatagaaatttaaatatacttgGAGGAAATGATTATCTTCATTTCACTATATTCaaattatgtaaaaagaaTTATGACAACAATGAACATACGTTTGATTCAATTTCAAGAATTAAGTAagtaaaaaatagaaag
Encoded proteins:
- the LOC126874612 gene encoding cysteine sulfinic acid decarboxylase — its product is MPANEGTVSVSPPQIGDNFLRKVCDNSLQSNLARLSSGDDEEDYQDGCPNSIANGESREDCNYRSLPVREVHEKFMRSFIDLLLEEAVFEGTSRKNKVVEWMKPAALRSAIDLKLSDQGCSHEKLFTLARNVIKYSVKTGHPRFINQLYSSVDPYGLLGQWLTDALNPSVYTYEVSPVFSLMEEEILREMRKIVGWKDGKGEGIFCPGGSIANGYAINLARHYRFPQLKELGLSSAGRLIIFTSRDSHYSVKKLSAFLGLGTSNVYEVKTNSRGKMCITNLEAQIKKALDEGAVPLMVSATAGTTVLGAFDPLREIAIICKKYNLWFHVDAAWGGGALMSTKHRYLLDGVELADSVTWNPHKLLAAPQQCSTLLLRHEDLLQAAHSSKASYLFQPDKFYDSSFDSGDKHVQCGRRADVMKFWFMWKAKGTHGLEKHVDRVFELARYFTDYIRHREGFKLMLEPECTNVCFWYVPPSKRHLQDGELFKALEKIGPDVKERMVKKGSMLITYQPLRELPNFFRLVLQNSGLTKADMRFFAEEIERLAIDL